A region of Armatimonadota bacterium DNA encodes the following proteins:
- the coaE gene encoding dephospho-CoA kinase (Dephospho-CoA kinase (CoaE) performs the final step in coenzyme A biosynthesis.): MSKMTRQKGLVLGVTGAAGSGKSTVTQMLSSLGAQTIDADALVRWAYNDSAFRGRVVARFGDGILDCRGGVDRGKLADIVFQNPEALADLEGLVHPAVLDQMAESIEMYRAEPERAPVLAVEVPLLFEAGADTMVDRVLTVTVGPETRARRLAERGWDAERIAAVDRSQMPLSEKAARADYVVETDGTLEDTAARVEALWRRMVE, encoded by the coding sequence ATGAGCAAGATGACGCGTCAAAAGGGTTTGGTGCTCGGAGTGACAGGAGCGGCCGGCAGCGGGAAATCCACCGTAACGCAGATGCTGTCCTCATTGGGGGCGCAGACGATCGACGCGGATGCGCTCGTCCGCTGGGCGTACAATGATAGCGCCTTCCGGGGCAGGGTTGTTGCCCGTTTCGGGGACGGTATACTGGATTGCCGGGGCGGGGTAGACCGTGGGAAGCTGGCCGATATCGTGTTCCAGAATCCCGAAGCGCTGGCGGATCTTGAGGGGCTGGTACACCCGGCCGTTCTGGACCAGATGGCGGAGTCCATCGAGATGTACCGCGCGGAACCGGAGCGCGCGCCCGTGCTGGCCGTGGAGGTACCGCTGTTGTTTGAAGCCGGCGCGGACACAATGGTGGATCGGGTATTGACCGTGACCGTTGGCCCGGAGACCCGGGCGCGCCGGCTAGCCGAGCGCGGTTGGGACGCCGAACGCATCGCGGCGGTTGACAGGAGTCAGATGCCGCTTTCCGAGAAGGCGGCGCGCGCAGATTACGTTGTTGAAACGGATGGCACGCTTGAGGACACCGCGGCGCGCGTGGAAGCCCTCTGGCGTCGCATGGTTGAATAA